One genomic region from Nostoc sphaeroides encodes:
- a CDS encoding winged helix-turn-helix transcriptional regulator → MSVSKNPDACPVNILMSLLSGPWTMYILWVLCNSGPTRFGALKHLVEGISTKVLTERLRMLEAAEIIYRHYEPTVPPQVTYGLTERGQELIDVLHQLSTLAERWYGSK, encoded by the coding sequence ATGTCTGTCTCTAAAAATCCTGATGCTTGCCCTGTCAATATTTTGATGTCCTTACTATCAGGCCCCTGGACAATGTATATACTGTGGGTGTTGTGTAATAGTGGGCCTACTCGCTTTGGTGCATTAAAACACCTAGTTGAGGGCATCTCTACCAAAGTTTTAACGGAAAGACTGAGGATGCTTGAGGCAGCAGAGATTATTTATCGCCATTATGAACCAACTGTCCCACCCCAAGTAACTTACGGTCTTACAGAACGTGGTCAGGAACTCATTGATGTACTTCATCAACTCAGTACACTTGCTGAACGTTGGTATGGCAGCAAATAA
- a CDS encoding DUF3153 domain-containing protein: MYSSIFGKIFLWLIKPFSFVLTPNGRNRMNRVFPMRNPILWLVLVTSLLLTGCVKYDVGLNFDNSNSGELVQHIKLGERLTSFSGDSVYEWLNSIERRARQLEGKTQRVSQEEIIVTIPFSSGRELQEKFNEFFNSRANQASKSVGSQSDSELPKIESNVLLEQNNFLLLVRNRLIYDLDLRSLSLIASKGNVLANAGSILDLEFSLKTPWGAKNIQLTETAIEPQKNGNRLVWKLQPGELNHIEAVFWLPSPLGIGGLLIIMFVWGGLYLRYNFMPDPRIQFPPKVAVNRG; the protein is encoded by the coding sequence ATGTATTCTTCAATTTTCGGGAAGATTTTCTTGTGGTTAATCAAACCATTTAGTTTTGTATTGACACCGAATGGTCGAAATCGAATGAACCGCGTCTTTCCCATGCGAAATCCTATTCTGTGGCTAGTGCTGGTAACATCCCTGCTACTGACTGGCTGTGTTAAGTACGATGTGGGGCTTAACTTTGACAACTCAAATAGTGGCGAACTAGTACAGCATATTAAGTTGGGAGAGCGGCTAACTAGTTTTAGTGGCGATTCTGTGTACGAATGGTTGAATAGCATAGAGCGCCGCGCCCGTCAACTAGAGGGGAAAACACAGCGAGTTTCACAAGAAGAAATCATTGTCACAATTCCTTTTAGTAGTGGTAGGGAATTACAAGAGAAGTTTAACGAATTTTTTAACTCTCGTGCGAATCAAGCCTCTAAGTCAGTGGGAAGCCAATCTGACTCAGAACTGCCGAAAATTGAATCAAATGTCCTCTTGGAGCAGAACAATTTTTTACTTTTAGTCCGAAATCGGTTAATTTATGATTTGGATTTGCGATCGCTATCCTTAATTGCCAGCAAAGGTAACGTCTTGGCTAATGCTGGTTCAATTCTCGACTTGGAATTTAGCTTGAAGACTCCTTGGGGAGCCAAAAATATTCAACTAACTGAAACTGCAATAGAGCCACAAAAAAATGGCAATCGATTAGTGTGGAAACTCCAGCCTGGTGAGTTAAACCACATAGAAGCTGTTTTCTGGCTTCCCAGTCCCCTTGGTATTGGTGGGTTGTTAATTATCATGTTTGTCTGGGGAGGATTGTACTTGAGATACAATTTCATGCCAGATCCCAGAATTCAGTTTCCTCCCAAAGTAGCAGTAAATAGGGGATAG
- a CDS encoding DUF5615 family PIN-like protein encodes MKFIIDAQLPVRLARFIKTLGYDTIHTRDLPRENATPDNEINTVSIQQNRILITKDVDFVNSFLTVQQPYKLLLITTGNINNSELESLFIANLQSVVELFKQHSYIEISRDTIIVHQ; translated from the coding sequence ATGAAATTTATTATCGATGCTCAATTACCAGTTCGTCTTGCCCGTTTTATCAAAACTTTAGGTTATGACACGATCCACACCAGAGACTTACCAAGGGAAAATGCTACGCCAGATAATGAGATTAATACCGTATCAATTCAACAAAATCGAATTTTAATTACTAAAGATGTGGATTTTGTCAACTCTTTTTTAACAGTTCAGCAACCTTATAAACTCCTTTTAATCACGACAGGGAATATCAATAACTCAGAATTGGAATCTCTATTTATAGCTAACTTGCAATCTGTAGTTGAATTGTTTAAGCAGCATTCCTATATTGAAATAAGTCGAGACACCATTATTGTGCATCAGTAG
- a CDS encoding AI-2E family transporter yields MRRLASLQRLLIYGLSGPIIALNVWLLSVLFRYFQHPITVLIIAAILAFLLNYPVKFFERAQITRTQAVIIVLLATLTLFGILGVTLVPLIIDQTIQLLNNIPDWLGASQANLEQFEKLAKQRRLPIDLRVVSSQINANIQNLVQQLASGAVGFAGTLLSGLLDVVLVIVLAFYMLLYGDRVWYGLVNLLPSNIADPLTASLRLNFQNFFLSQLLLGLFMVLTLTPIFLVMKLPFALLFAILIGISELIPFIGASLGIGLVTILVLLQNWWLAVQVAIAAILMQQVKDNLLAPRLLGNFIGLNPIWIFVAILMGFEIAGLLGTLVAVPIAGTIKGTFDAIKSGKPSDFVSSVTITHDPPPD; encoded by the coding sequence ATGCGCCGTTTGGCCTCCCTTCAACGCCTGTTAATTTATGGTCTAAGCGGCCCGATTATCGCTCTCAATGTCTGGCTGCTGTCTGTGCTTTTTCGCTATTTTCAGCATCCTATTACCGTCTTAATCATTGCGGCAATTTTGGCTTTTCTACTAAATTATCCAGTTAAGTTCTTTGAACGTGCTCAAATTACGCGCACTCAGGCGGTGATCATAGTTTTACTTGCAACGTTAACCCTGTTTGGAATTCTGGGCGTCACGCTAGTGCCGTTGATCATTGACCAAACAATCCAACTGTTAAATAATATCCCTGATTGGTTAGGCGCTAGTCAAGCAAACTTAGAGCAGTTTGAGAAGCTGGCAAAACAACGACGTTTGCCAATTGATTTGAGGGTTGTGAGCAGTCAAATCAATGCCAACATTCAGAATCTGGTACAACAACTAGCTTCTGGTGCAGTGGGATTTGCTGGAACACTGCTGTCAGGATTACTTGACGTAGTGTTAGTAATCGTGCTTGCATTTTATATGCTTTTATATGGCGATCGCGTCTGGTATGGTCTGGTCAATCTTTTGCCCTCTAATATTGCAGATCCTCTTACCGCATCCTTGCGCCTAAATTTTCAGAACTTTTTCCTCAGCCAGTTGTTGCTAGGACTGTTCATGGTGCTAACCCTGACGCCAATTTTCTTGGTGATGAAGCTGCCCTTTGCCCTGTTGTTTGCCATATTAATCGGGATCTCGGAACTCATTCCCTTTATCGGGGCATCTCTCGGCATTGGTCTAGTGACGATTTTAGTCCTGCTGCAAAATTGGTGGTTAGCAGTTCAAGTTGCGATCGCGGCAATTCTCATGCAGCAGGTTAAAGATAACTTGTTAGCTCCCAGGTTACTCGGCAACTTTATTGGGCTGAACCCCATCTGGATTTTTGTAGCTATTTTGATGGGATTTGAGATTGCTGGCTTGTTGGGGACACTTGTTGCTGTTCCTATTGCTGGTACTATTAAAGGCACTTTCGATGCAATCAAGAGCGGCAAACCAAGTGATTTTGTATCAAGTGTTACTATTACTCATGACCCACCCCCTGATTAA
- a CDS encoding FMN-dependent NADH-azoreductase, translated as MVNILHIDSSPRGERSHSRELSKEFVSGWRAAHPEDAIAYRDIGRHTIPHVNEAWIAAAFSPPETHTPELTEALRISDELIDEFLAADRYVFGVPMYNFNIPSTFKAYIDQIVRANRTFAIDAQGLRGLVEGKKAVIITARGGDFSATSPYAAYDFQEPYLRAIFGFIGITDIQFINANSLNEGDARTQSLSEARAAIQNLIAQW; from the coding sequence GTGGTAAACATTCTACATATTGATTCCAGTCCCCGTGGTGAGCGATCGCACTCCAGGGAACTATCTAAAGAATTCGTCAGTGGTTGGAGGGCAGCACATCCTGAAGATGCGATCGCCTATCGAGATATCGGGCGTCACACAATTCCTCACGTTAATGAAGCTTGGATTGCAGCTGCATTTTCACCACCAGAAACCCATACCCCAGAATTAACTGAGGCACTTAGGATTTCTGACGAATTGATTGATGAGTTTTTGGCAGCCGATCGCTACGTCTTTGGAGTGCCAATGTACAACTTCAATATACCTTCCACATTTAAGGCTTACATCGACCAAATCGTTCGCGCTAACCGGACTTTTGCTATAGATGCTCAAGGCTTAAGAGGATTAGTCGAGGGTAAAAAGGCGGTGATCATTACAGCTCGCGGCGGTGACTTTAGCGCGACATCTCCTTACGCTGCTTATGACTTCCAAGAACCCTACCTGCGGGCGATTTTCGGCTTTATTGGAATTACAGACATTCAATTTATTAACGCTAATAGCCTGAATGAGGGAGATGCCCGTACCCAATCTTTATCAGAAGCACGGGCAGCAATTCAAAATTTGATTGCTCAATGGTAA
- a CDS encoding DUF433 domain-containing protein, with product MDNTLLQRITHNPNICHGKPCIRGLRYPVEFILELLSSGMSTEEILADYDDLESKDILAVLLFAARLSQVKSIHRIAS from the coding sequence ATGGATAACACACTTCTACAACGCATCACTCATAATCCAAATATTTGCCACGGTAAACCCTGCATTCGAGGACTTCGTTATCCAGTTGAGTTTATTTTGGAACTGCTCAGTTCTGGCATGAGTACTGAGGAAATATTGGCGGATTATGACGATTTAGAATCTAAAGATATTTTGGCTGTCTTGTTATTTGCCGCTCGACTCAGCCAAGTCAAAAGCATTCATCGAATCGCCTCATGA
- a CDS encoding tetratricopeptide repeat protein, giving the protein MSVESLDIAKSRYQAGKVAFENGQYREAIENLEKASALLARNSRLGGEVEIHLVTAYEAAGRTDDAIALCERLKRHAHFEIGKQARRMLYILKAPKLKRPSEWMTEIPDLGALADNELKISIAAKSTKSSVQQKPKPTEPEFVDLSQVNTKDNRFIWVALIAIGLTISYLVWLSFSGNPS; this is encoded by the coding sequence GTGAGTGTAGAAAGCTTAGACATTGCTAAAAGCCGCTACCAGGCTGGGAAAGTTGCCTTTGAAAATGGGCAATACCGCGAAGCCATAGAAAATTTAGAAAAGGCCAGCGCCCTGTTAGCTCGTAATTCTCGCCTTGGGGGGGAAGTAGAAATTCATCTGGTGACAGCTTATGAAGCAGCTGGACGCACCGATGATGCCATCGCTCTTTGCGAAAGACTTAAACGCCATGCCCATTTTGAAATTGGCAAACAAGCGCGACGGATGCTTTACATCTTAAAAGCACCAAAGCTGAAAAGGCCCAGTGAGTGGATGACCGAAATCCCAGACTTGGGCGCACTAGCCGATAATGAACTCAAAATTTCTATTGCTGCTAAGTCTACTAAATCTTCTGTGCAGCAGAAGCCTAAACCTACGGAGCCAGAATTCGTTGACCTCAGTCAGGTCAATACCAAAGATAATCGCTTTATCTGGGTGGCGCTAATTGCCATTGGTTTAACCATCTCGTACTTGGTTTGGTTGAGTTTTTCAGGAAACCCAAGCTGA
- the ndk gene encoding nucleoside-diphosphate kinase — protein sequence MERTFLAIKPDGVQRGLVGEIIRRFETKGFTLVGLKFLQVSRELAEQHYDVHRERPFFAGLVEFIISSPVVAMVWEGDGVVASARKIIGATNPLTSEPGTIRGDFGINIGRNLIHGSDAPETAQKEIALWFKDEELVNWQPHLTPWLHE from the coding sequence ATGGAACGTACATTCTTAGCAATTAAGCCAGATGGAGTACAACGGGGGTTAGTGGGGGAAATTATCCGTCGCTTTGAAACTAAAGGTTTTACCCTAGTTGGCTTGAAGTTCCTGCAAGTCAGTCGGGAATTGGCCGAACAACACTATGATGTTCACCGGGAACGTCCGTTTTTTGCCGGTTTAGTGGAATTTATCATTTCTAGCCCAGTGGTGGCGATGGTATGGGAAGGTGATGGTGTTGTTGCATCTGCCAGAAAGATTATTGGTGCGACGAACCCCTTAACATCAGAGCCAGGAACGATTCGCGGCGATTTTGGCATAAATATTGGTCGTAACTTAATCCACGGTTCTGATGCTCCTGAAACCGCGCAAAAGGAAATAGCCCTATGGTTTAAGGATGAAGAATTAGTAAATTGGCAACCACATTTAACACCTTGGTTGCACGAGTAA
- the pdxH gene encoding pyridoxamine 5'-phosphate oxidase — protein sequence MDKTVADLRKDYTLEGLSELEVDLNPFIQFKKWFEQALAAQLPEPNAMTIATATPDSKPSARMVLLKDFDERGFAFFTNYNSHKAQELAENPQAALVFWWAELERQVRISGYVEKVSETESDQYFDTRPANSRLGAWVSNQSEVIESREVLERRLQEFYSKYENQEIPRPPHWGGLRVIPTEIEFWQGRSSRLHDRLLYSRLDNDTWKIERLSP from the coding sequence ATGGACAAAACCGTAGCCGACCTTCGCAAAGACTACACCTTGGAAGGTTTGAGCGAACTTGAAGTTGACCTCAATCCGTTTATCCAATTTAAAAAATGGTTCGAGCAGGCACTAGCAGCCCAACTCCCAGAACCCAATGCCATGACCATTGCTACCGCCACACCAGACAGTAAGCCGTCAGCCAGAATGGTGCTGCTGAAGGATTTTGATGAACGGGGCTTTGCTTTCTTTACCAACTACAACAGCCACAAAGCACAAGAACTGGCAGAAAATCCCCAGGCGGCTTTAGTCTTCTGGTGGGCAGAACTGGAACGTCAAGTCCGAATTTCCGGGTATGTGGAGAAAGTTTCTGAAACTGAGTCTGACCAGTATTTTGACACTCGGCCTGCCAACAGTCGCCTGGGTGCGTGGGTATCTAATCAAAGTGAGGTGATAGAAAGCCGAGAAGTCCTGGAGCGACGTTTGCAGGAGTTCTACAGCAAATATGAAAATCAGGAGATTCCTCGACCACCTCATTGGGGAGGCTTACGAGTAATCCCTACAGAAATTGAGTTTTGGCAAGGACGCTCTAGCCGCTTACACGATCGCTTACTCTATAGCCGTTTAGATAATGACACTTGGAAAATAGAGCGGTTGTCACCGTGA
- a CDS encoding TerC family protein → MLDQIFNYLDFHFSVEAPIVLLILVLLEALLSADNAIALAAIARGLEDKELERKALNFGLVVAYVLRITLILTATWVQQFWQFELLGAAYLLWLVFQHFTSEEAKDDHHHGPRFTSLLQAIPVIAFTDLAFSLDSVTTAIAVSQEKWLVLTGATIGIITLRFMAGLFIRWLDEYENLEDAGYVTVALVGLRLLLKVVNDSLVPPEWIMIAAIFLILGWGFSKRVGTQLPQVEPEKSEVSK, encoded by the coding sequence ATGCTAGACCAAATTTTTAATTACCTCGACTTTCATTTCAGCGTTGAAGCCCCTATAGTTCTGCTGATCCTGGTGCTTTTAGAGGCGCTGTTATCTGCCGACAATGCCATCGCCCTGGCTGCGATCGCTAGGGGGCTAGAAGACAAAGAACTTGAGCGTAAAGCTTTGAACTTTGGTTTAGTCGTTGCTTATGTGCTGCGAATCACCTTGATTCTGACTGCCACTTGGGTACAACAATTCTGGCAATTTGAATTATTAGGCGCTGCTTATCTGCTTTGGTTGGTATTCCAACACTTTACCTCAGAAGAAGCCAAGGACGATCACCATCACGGGCCGCGTTTTACTTCGTTGTTGCAAGCGATACCAGTGATTGCATTTACAGATTTGGCATTTTCTTTGGATAGTGTGACAACTGCGATCGCAGTTTCTCAAGAAAAATGGCTAGTGCTGACTGGTGCAACAATTGGGATTATTACGCTGCGATTCATGGCAGGATTGTTCATCCGTTGGCTAGACGAATATGAAAACTTAGAAGATGCAGGCTATGTAACTGTGGCCTTGGTGGGCTTGCGCTTGTTGTTGAAAGTGGTCAACGATAGTTTAGTTCCACCAGAATGGATCATGATTGCTGCAATCTTCCTAATTTTAGGCTGGGGATTTTCCAAGCGTGTTGGTACCCAATTGCCCCAAGTAGAACCAGAAAAGAGCGAAGTCTCTAAATAA
- a CDS encoding segregation/condensation protein A, which yields MEASELLETITLLIYQAQQGEIDPWDVQVIEVIDRYLELMAPEAIRRGYESDLSQSGQAFLSASMLVLFKANTLMQLSTVGDIQDGVVDDSLLENEDGISHQGHRLPLERQLRRRASAMPPPKRRVTLQELIKQLQIMANQLKLVEKVSKPIRPRRLPSVQSMREALELAHQENLTEVARELEQVLNISARELNLEQNWLNLEQLVELWTQTKYLNQNGSGHDSKHSNLVSVFWALLLLSAQSKVELFQEEFYHEIKIRLLTDSAKTGKPFEQSMN from the coding sequence ATGGAAGCTTCCGAGCTATTAGAAACAATCACACTCCTGATTTACCAAGCCCAACAGGGAGAAATTGACCCTTGGGATGTCCAAGTGATTGAGGTGATTGACCGTTACTTAGAACTGATGGCACCGGAGGCAATAAGAAGAGGTTATGAATCGGACTTGTCTCAATCTGGACAGGCTTTTTTGTCAGCATCAATGCTGGTATTATTCAAAGCCAATACTTTGATGCAATTGTCAACAGTAGGAGATATCCAAGATGGTGTAGTAGATGATTCCCTATTGGAAAATGAAGACGGAATATCACATCAGGGTCATCGTCTACCATTAGAACGGCAATTGCGTCGTCGGGCATCGGCAATGCCGCCACCAAAGCGCCGGGTGACTCTACAAGAGTTAATTAAGCAATTGCAGATTATGGCGAACCAGCTAAAACTGGTAGAAAAAGTCAGCAAACCTATTCGTCCCAGACGACTGCCTAGCGTCCAAAGTATGCGAGAGGCGCTGGAGTTAGCTCACCAGGAAAATCTGACGGAAGTAGCTAGGGAACTGGAGCAGGTGTTGAATATATCGGCAAGGGAGCTAAATTTAGAACAAAATTGGTTGAATTTAGAACAACTTGTAGAGTTGTGGACTCAGACAAAGTATCTCAACCAAAATGGGTCTGGACATGATTCTAAACACAGTAACCTAGTTAGCGTTTTCTGGGCGCTACTACTACTTTCGGCTCAATCGAAAGTAGAACTGTTTCAAGAGGAGTTTTACCATGAGATTAAAATTCGGCTACTTACAGATTCAGCTAAGACTGGTAAACCTTTTGAGCAGTCGATGAACTAA
- a CDS encoding sugar phosphate nucleotidyltransferase, protein MKAMILAAGKGTRVRPITYTIPKPMIPILQKPVMEFLLELLRQHGFDQIMVNVSHLAEEIENYFRDGQRFGVQIAYSFEGKIDDNGKLEGEAIGSAGGMRRIQDFSPFFDDTFVVLCGDALIDLDLTAAVKWHRAKGSIATIITKSVPKEEVSSYGVVVTDEEGRVKAFQEKPSTEEALSTNINTGIYIFEPEVFNYIPSGVEYDIGGQLFPKLVEIKAPFYAIPMDFEWVDIGKVPDYWRAIRGVLLGEIKNVQIPGHEVAPGIYTGLNVAVNWDKVDITGPVYIGGMTRIEDGAKIVGPAMIGPNCWICSGATVENSVIFEWSRLGPGVRLVDKLVFGRYCVDKTGAAIDVQAAALDWLITDARQTPPLHTPLELQAIEELLGTNAS, encoded by the coding sequence ATGAAAGCGATGATTCTCGCGGCTGGCAAGGGTACTCGCGTGCGTCCGATTACCTATACAATTCCCAAACCAATGATTCCCATCCTGCAAAAGCCAGTGATGGAGTTCTTGCTGGAACTGTTACGCCAACATGGATTTGACCAAATTATGGTCAATGTTAGTCATTTGGCTGAGGAAATAGAAAACTATTTTCGTGACGGTCAACGGTTTGGAGTGCAAATTGCCTATTCCTTTGAAGGAAAAATTGATGACAACGGGAAACTGGAAGGCGAAGCAATTGGTTCAGCTGGAGGGATGCGCCGCATCCAAGATTTCTCGCCCTTTTTTGATGATACCTTTGTGGTGTTATGCGGTGATGCTTTAATTGATTTGGATTTAACTGCCGCAGTTAAATGGCATAGAGCTAAAGGCTCGATCGCTACTATTATTACAAAATCTGTTCCCAAAGAAGAAGTTTCTAGCTACGGTGTGGTGGTAACAGACGAAGAGGGGCGTGTTAAAGCTTTCCAAGAAAAACCTTCAACTGAAGAAGCCCTCAGCACCAACATCAACACAGGTATTTACATCTTTGAACCAGAGGTGTTTAACTATATCCCCTCTGGTGTCGAATATGATATTGGTGGCCAATTGTTTCCCAAATTAGTGGAAATCAAAGCCCCTTTCTACGCCATCCCTATGGACTTTGAATGGGTAGATATTGGTAAAGTACCAGATTATTGGCGGGCGATTCGCGGTGTACTGCTCGGTGAAATCAAGAATGTGCAAATTCCTGGTCATGAAGTCGCCCCTGGCATCTACACTGGCTTAAATGTCGCCGTAAATTGGGACAAAGTGGATATCACAGGCCCAGTTTACATTGGCGGGATGACGAGAATAGAAGACGGAGCTAAAATTGTCGGCCCAGCGATGATTGGCCCTAATTGTTGGATATGCAGTGGCGCAACAGTGGAAAACAGCGTCATTTTTGAATGGTCGCGCCTGGGGCCAGGAGTCCGTTTAGTCGATAAGCTGGTGTTTGGACGTTATTGCGTGGATAAAACTGGCGCTGCAATAGATGTTCAAGCGGCTGCTTTAGACTGGCTGATTACCGATGCTCGTCAGACTCCGCCATTACATACCCCTCTTGAGCTACAAGCGATAGAGGAATTGTTGGGGACAAACGCAAGTTAA
- the speA gene encoding biosynthetic arginine decarboxylase codes for MGADSTATSDEVVLPSNGHKEVKNHKQKKLLPPSPNTGDLPRSWKIEDSEALYRIEGWGQPYFSISAAGHVTVAPKGDRGGSLDLFELVNSMKQRNLGLPMLIRFSDILEDRIERLNACFAKAIARYNYPGVYRGVFPVKCNQERHLIEDLVKFGKPHQFGLEAGSKPELMIALAVLDTPGALLVCNGYKDREYIETAMLAQRLGQTPIIVLEQIEEVDLVIDANRQLGIKPILGVRAKLSTQGMGRWGASSGDRAKFGLTMPEVIEAVDKLREADLLDSLQLMHFHIGSQISAINVIKDAIQEASRIYVELSMLGADMKYLDVGGGLGVDYDGSQTNFYASKNYNMQNYANDIVAELKDTCAERQIPVPTLISESGRAIASHQSVLIFDVLSTSDVPLDIPEPPQEGESPIINYLWETYQSINQENYQEFYHDAAQFKEEAISRFNLGILRLRERAKAERLYWACCQKILTITRQQEYVPDELEDLEKIMASIYYVNMSVFQSAPDCWAIDQLFPIMPIHRLDEEPTRRGILADLTCDSDGKIDRFIDLRDVKSVLELHTHKPGEPYYLGMFLNGAYQEIMGNLHNLFGDTNAVHIQLTPKGYQIEHIVKGDTMSEVVSYVQYDSEDMVENIRQRCEKALEEKRITLAESQRLLQTYEQSLRRYTYLNS; via the coding sequence ATGGGTGCTGATTCAACTGCTACATCTGACGAGGTGGTACTACCGTCCAATGGACACAAAGAAGTGAAAAATCATAAGCAAAAAAAGCTGTTACCACCTAGTCCTAACACAGGAGATTTACCTCGCTCCTGGAAAATTGAGGATAGTGAAGCCTTGTACCGCATTGAAGGTTGGGGACAACCTTATTTTTCCATTAGCGCTGCTGGTCACGTTACCGTAGCACCCAAAGGCGATCGCGGGGGATCTCTTGACTTGTTTGAATTGGTCAACTCTATGAAACAGCGCAACTTGGGACTTCCCATGTTGATTCGCTTTTCTGATATTTTGGAAGACCGGATTGAGCGGTTGAACGCTTGTTTTGCCAAAGCGATCGCTCGCTACAATTACCCTGGTGTCTACCGTGGCGTGTTTCCGGTCAAGTGCAACCAAGAGCGGCATTTGATTGAGGATTTAGTGAAATTTGGCAAACCCCATCAATTTGGATTAGAAGCTGGTTCCAAGCCAGAATTAATGATTGCTCTGGCTGTGTTGGATACACCAGGAGCATTGTTAGTTTGCAACGGCTACAAAGACCGGGAATACATCGAAACGGCAATGTTAGCCCAAAGACTAGGGCAAACACCAATCATCGTCTTAGAACAGATTGAAGAGGTTGATTTGGTAATTGATGCCAATCGCCAGTTAGGTATTAAGCCAATATTAGGTGTTCGTGCTAAACTCAGTACCCAAGGTATGGGACGTTGGGGAGCCTCCAGTGGCGATCGCGCTAAATTTGGTTTGACAATGCCTGAAGTAATCGAGGCTGTTGACAAATTACGCGAAGCTGACTTGCTCGATTCTTTGCAGTTGATGCACTTCCACATTGGCTCACAAATTTCTGCTATCAATGTAATTAAAGATGCCATCCAAGAAGCCAGCCGCATTTATGTAGAATTGTCGATGCTGGGGGCGGATATGAAATACCTTGATGTTGGTGGTGGCTTGGGCGTAGATTATGACGGTTCCCAAACCAACTTCTATGCATCGAAAAATTACAACATGCAGAACTATGCCAACGACATCGTAGCAGAGTTAAAAGATACCTGTGCAGAGCGGCAGATTCCCGTACCAACACTGATTAGTGAAAGTGGACGAGCGATCGCTTCCCATCAGTCAGTGCTGATTTTTGATGTTCTCAGTACTAGTGATGTCCCTCTCGACATCCCAGAACCTCCACAAGAGGGAGAATCCCCAATTATTAATTATCTTTGGGAAACTTACCAATCCATCAACCAAGAGAATTATCAGGAGTTCTACCACGATGCGGCACAATTCAAAGAAGAAGCCATCAGCCGCTTCAACTTAGGAATATTACGCCTTAGAGAACGAGCCAAAGCCGAACGCCTCTACTGGGCTTGTTGTCAGAAAATTCTTACCATCACTAGACAGCAAGAGTACGTACCCGATGAACTGGAAGACCTAGAGAAAATCATGGCTTCCATCTACTACGTGAATATGTCAGTGTTTCAATCAGCACCAGATTGCTGGGCGATCGATCAGCTATTCCCGATTATGCCAATCCACCGCTTGGATGAAGAACCAACGCGGCGGGGAATTTTGGCAGACCTTACCTGCGACAGTGATGGTAAAATAGACCGCTTTATAGACCTGCGCGATGTCAAATCGGTTTTAGAGTTACACACCCACAAGCCCGGAGAACCCTATTATTTGGGAATGTTCTTGAATGGAGCTTACCAGGAAATCATGGGCAATTTGCACAACCTATTTGGGGATACTAACGCCGTTCACATCCAATTAACGCCCAAAGGCTACCAGATTGAACACATTGTCAAAGGTGACACCATGAGCGAAGTGGTAAGCTACGTCCAGTATGACTCCGAAGATATGGTGGAAAACATTCGCCAGCGCTGCGAGAAAGCATTAGAAGAAAAGCGCATTACCCTAGCAGAATCTCAGCGACTGCTACAAACCTACGAGCAGAGTCTCAGAAGATATACGTACTTAAATAGTTAG